A window of Nocardiopsis sp. Huas11 genomic DNA:
GACCTGGTTCCCCGTGCACCTGCCCGTCCGCTTCACACCGCAGTCCCCGCTGCACACCCCACACCAGGAAGGAGAGTCGTGGACGCCGTCCGACTCGCCCCAGGAAACCTCCGAGCCCAGACCGAGCACCTCCGCGCCCTGGGGCCTGTCGTCCCTGTCGAGCTTCCTGGGGAGGTTGCTGCGTGGGTCGTGACCTCGCACGCGGCCGTCAGCGAGGCGCTGGCCGACCCGAGGGTGCAAAAGGACAAGAAGCACTGGACGGCTTTCAACGCCGGTGAGATCCCGCCGGACTGGCCGCTCATCTCCTGGATCATCGCCGAGAACATGCTCACCAGCGACGGGGACGAGCACACCCGGCTGCGCAAGCTGGTGTCGCGGGCGTTCACCCCGCGCCGGCTCGAACGGCTCCGCGAGGGCATCGTCGTGCTCGTGGACGAGCTCCTCGACACCCTGGAGGAGCGGGCCGCCGCGGCCCCGGACGGGGTCGTCGACCTCAAGGCGGTCGTGGCCCAGCCGCTGCCGCTCACGGTCATCAGCGACCTCTTCGGGCTGGACGCGCAGATCCGGCCGAAGCTGCACCGCCTGGTCAACATGTTCTTCGACCAGAGCATCGGGCCCGACGAGGCCATGACGACCTTCATGGAGATGTGGGCGCTGCTGACGGACCTGGTCGCCGCCAAGCGGGCGGAGCCGGGCGACGACATGACCAGCGACCTCATCGCCGCCCGCGACGAGGGCGACAGGCTCAGCGAGGACGAACTGGTCTGGAGCCTGGTGCTGATCATCAGCGCGGGTTACGAGACCACGATGAACCTCATCGCCAACACCGTGCGTGCCCTGCTCGGCCACCGCGACCAGCTCGCCCTGCTCGTGTCGGGCGAGGTGGGATGGGACCGCGCGGTGGAGGAGGTCCTGCGCTGGGACGGCTCCAGCGGTTTCGTGCCGATGCGGTACACGACCGAGGAGATCGAGTTGGCCGGGGTGACCGTGCCCGCAGGGGAGCCCCTGATGCTGGGCTACGGCTCCGCGGGCCGCGACCCCGTGCGCCACGGCGAGACAGCGCACCTGCTCGACATCACCCGCGAGGACGTCTCGCACCTGTCGTTCTCGCACGGCCGGCACTACTGCCTGGGCGCGAACCTGGCCCGGATGGAGGTGCTGGAGCTGCTGCCGCGCCTGTTCGCGCGCTTCCCCGGACTCGACCTCGCCGTGGCCGACGCGGACCTGGAGGAGCTGCCGTCCTTCATCGTCGGGGGCGTCCAGGCGCTCCCCGTCCGCCTCTCCTGACCCGTCCGGGCGGTGACACGCCCGGACGGATCCGGTCCCGCCGTCGGACGCGTCACAGCGCCCACGGCGGGATCGTCGCATGTCAGGGGTGTTTCGTCCGGTTCGGTCCGAAGTGGGGCACAGCATGGTCACCCGGGCGGGGAGCGTCACCGGTCGGCACGGAACCTAGACTCGCTGGTGTCCCCCACCGGTGCCCCTCCACCCCCCCGATCTTCCATGCCTGCCTCCCCCTCAGAGGAATCGCCCACACATGAACAGTTCGGAAGCCGACCCCGGTCGACTCCTGGCCAACCGCTACCGCCTGGAAGAGGTGCTCGGCGCCGGCGGGATGGGGCGGGTCTGGAAGGGGACCGACACCCTCCTGGACCGGCCCGTCGCGGTCAAGGAACTGACCATCCCCGCCAACCTTCCCCCGCACGAGATCGAGGTCCTGCGCACCCGCATGCTCCGCGAGGCGCGCAGCGCGGCGCAGCTCAGCCACCCGTCGATCATCACGGTGTTCGACGTGGCCGAGGAGGACGGCCGCCCGTGGATCGTGATGGAGCTCGTGCGCGGGCCCTCTCTGGCCGATCTGATCAAGAGCGACGGGGCGCTGGGGGTGTCCCGGGCGGCCAACGTCGGAGAGCAGATGGCCGCGGGGCTGGCCGAGGCGCACGCGCGCGGCATCGTGCACCGCGACATCAAGCCCGGCAACGTGCTCATCGCCGGAAACGAGCGCGCGGTGCTGACCGACTTCGGCATCGCCCACCTCGACGGCTCCACCCACCTCACGAGCACCGGGCTCCTCATCGGATCGCCCAGCTACCTCGCCCCCGAGGTCGCGCACGGGCACGCGGCGACGCCCGCCTCGGACCTGTGGGCGCTGGGCATCACCCTCTACCAGGCGGTCGAGGGCGTCCTGCCGTTCGACCGGCCCACACCGATGTCCACGCTCACCGCGATCGTCACCCAGGACCTGCCCGAGGCGACACGCGCCGGAGCCCTGTGGCCGCTGCTGGTGGCCCTGTGCGAGAAGCGTCCCGAGGACCGGCCGACGGTCACCGAGGCGCGCACCCGGCTCCGGGAGATCCGCGACGCCGAGGAGGCGGCCGGAGCCGCGCCGCCGCTCGTCGCTCCGACCCTGACCACGACAGTGCCGGCCGACCTGCCGCCGGTTCCGGACGAGGACGCGGCGGAGGCGGCCTCCGCCGCACCGGCGCGGGACGTTCCCGGAGAGCCGAGCGGGACGAGCGGGGCGGCCGTGTCGGCCGCGGCGCCCGCGCCGGCGCGGGACCGGGCCGGCGGGGGCCGGAGCGCGCGCGGTCGGCGCACCCTGCTGATCGCCGCCGCGGTGCTCGTCCTGCTGGTGGCCGGTGCCACGACCAGTGTCCTGCTGAGCATGAACCGGACGGGCTCGGGACCGGACGCGGGACTGGTCGACGGTTCCCAGGAGGCGGGCGCCGACGCGGGCGAGGACCCCTCCCCCTCTGCCCCCCAGGAGGAGGAGAGCGGCGCCGCGGAGGACGCCGATCCCGGCGACGAGGAGGAGCCGGAGGCCGAGGAGTCCGAGGAGCCGGACGAGGAGTGGGACTTCCTGGTCCGTCACGAGGACCCGACCGGCTTCGCCGTGGACGTGCCCGAGGACTGGAACGAGGAGCGCGACGGGAACATGGTCTACTTCCGCAACCCCGACGGCGGCTACCTGCTCGTGGACCAGACCGACGACCCCAAGACGGACGCCGGGGACGACTGGCGCGCGTTCGAGCCCGACGCGCGGGGCAACTTCGGCGGCTACGAGCTGACGGGGATCGAGGACGTCGAGGCCGACTGGACCGAGGACTACGTCAGCGCCGCCGACTGGGAGTTCACCTTCGAGAACGGGGACATGCACGCCATCAACCGGGGCTTCCACACCGAGGACAAGGGCTACGCGCTGTTCCTCGTCGCGAGCAACGACGACCCCGAGGCCAACCGGGCGCTGCTGGACCGGTTGTCGCAGACCTTCGAGCCGGCCTCCTGAGGGCCCGCGCGCCCCGCTCGTCCGGGGCGCGCGCCCCTCGCGGTCCGGGTCGGCGGGGGCGGCCCGGCGGACCGGTGTCCTCCCGCGCGCTCAGAACACCGAGCAGTGGGTGAGGTCGGTGAACACCTCCAGCGCCGCCGCGCCCGCCACCGAGTTGCCCTTGGTGTCCAGGCCCGGCCCCCAGGCGGCCACGGAGTAGCGCCCGGGCACGATCGCCAGGATGCCGCCGCCCACACCGCTCTTGCACGGGAGCCCGATGCGGTAGGCGAACTCGCCCGCCGCGTCGTAGGTCCCGCAGTTGAGCATGATCGACATGATGCGCCGCGCGTCACCGTGGTCGATCAGACGGCCGCCGTCGGCGCGCACCCCGTGCCGGGCCAGCAGCAGCCCCGCGCGGGCCAGCTCCTCGGTGGAGATGGTGATCGAGCACTGGCGGAAGTAGTGGTCCAGGGCCTCGGGCACCGGGTTGCGCATGTTGTCGAAGCTCGCCATGAGGTAGGCGAGCGCCCGGTTGCGGTGCCCCGTCTCGGCCTCGGAGCCGGCGGTCACGCTGTCGACGCTCAGCTCCGGGTTGCCCGTCTCCGCGCGCAGCAGGTCCAGCAGCGCGGACAGGGCGTCCCCGGTGTCGCTCAGCAGCTGGTCGGTGACGACGATGGCGCCCGGGTTGATGAGCGGGTTGCGCGGGATGCCGTTCTCGAACTCCAGTTGGTAGAGCGAGTTGAAGGCCGAGCCCGACGGCTCGCGGCCCACCCGCTGCCAGATCCCGTGGTCGGCCCTGCTCATCACCAGTGCCAGGGTGAAGACCTTGGTGATGCTCTGCATGGAGAAGGGGACGTGGAAGTCGCCGACCGAGTGGACGGAACCGTCCACGGTGGCGACGGCGAACCCGAACTGGCGCGGGTCGACCTTGCTCAGTTCCGGGATGTAGTCGGCGTCCCGGCCCGCCCCGACGTGCGGGCGCACCCGCTCCATGACGGTGTCCAGGATCCCGGTGAGGTGGTCGTCGGTCGTGCCGTGGGCGGCACCGCTCATCGCTGGCCCTCCGTGCTGTCCGGTGGCGCGGTCGTTCCTGGCAGTATGCGGTGCCCCTCCGGCAGCGCCCGGCAGCGCCCGGCGTGTCGGAGTGTCGGACCCCGCCGACCCCCCCGCCGACCCCCCGCCGGACCCCGCCGATCCCCCCGCCGGACCCCGCCGACCCCCCGCCGTCCCCGCTCCTACTCGGCGTCGTCCAGGAGCTGGGCGTCGTGGACCAGCAGCGCCACCTGGACCCGGTTGTTCAGGTCGAGCTTGGTGAGGATGTTCGACACGTGCGTCTTCACGGTCGGCACGCTGAGGAACAGCGTGGCGGCGATGTCGGCGTTGGAGCGGCCCTCGCCGACGGCGACCGCCACCTCGGCCTCCCTGGCGTTGAGCACCGACAGACGCGCCCGGGCCCGGTCCGCGCGCCGGTCGTGCCCGGTCGAGGCCACCCGGTCGATGAGGCGGCGGGTGACGCTGGGGGAGAGCACGGGCAGGCCCCGGGCGACCCGGCGCACCGACTCCACGATCTCGTCCGGCGGGGTGTCCTTGAGCAGGAAGCCCGCCGCGCCCGCCCGCAGGGCCCTCAGGACGTGTTCGTCGGCGTCGAAGGTGGTCAGGACCAGCACTTCCGGCGGCCGGGGCAGGGCGCGCAGGAGCTCCGTGGCGGTCAGTCCGTCCACACCCGGCATGCGGATGTCCATCAGTACGACGTCGGGGTCGTGCTCGTCGGCCAGGGCGACCACGCCGGCGCCGTCCTCGGCCTCGGCGAGCACCCGGATGTCGGGCGCTCCGCCCATCATCATCACCAACCCGACCCGCACCAGCGCGTCGTCGTCGACGATGACGACCCCGATCCGTCGGCCGTCCTGCTGCGGTGCGCTCATGAGGTCCACGGTAGCCAGGCCGAGAGCCGCCAACCACCGGACTCGGTCGGGCCGTGCTCCAACCGGCCCGACGCCAGCGACACCCGCTCGGCCAGGCCGACCAGGCCCTGGCCGGATCCGTCGCCCGGGCGTTCGGGCGGCGCGGCGGGCGCGTCGTTCACCACGTCCACGGTGAGCCCATCGCCGGGGCCGCCGGACACCCGGACCCGGGTGTGGGCGCCCGGGGCGTGCTTGCGGGCGTTGGTCAGGGCCTCCTGGACGATCCGGTAGGCCGCTCGGCCGACCCGGTCCGGGGCCCGCCCCTCGTACTCCTGCGCCAGCTCGACCCGCGCGCCGACGTCGTCGGCCTCGCCCACGAGCTGGTGCAGGTCGGCCATGGTCGGCTGGGGCAGCTCTCCCACCGGGGCCCGCAGGACGCCGATCACCTCGCGCAGGTCCTGGAGCGCCTGGTGGGCGCTCTCCCGGATCACCTTCGCCGACCGCGCCACCTGCTCCGGCGGCGTGTCCGGCCGGTACTCCAGGGCTCCGGCGAGCACGCTCAGCAGGGAGAGCCGGTGCCCGAGGACGTCGTGGATCTCGCGGGCGATGGACTCACGGACCTGGTGCTGGGCCTGTTCCGCGCGCAGCCGGGCCTCGGCCTCGGCGTGCACGGCCCGGTCGCGCAGCGACTCCACGAGCTGCCTGCGGTGGTGGACGGTCAGGCCCCAGCCGGTCACGGCGCCCAGGATGGCGAGGCCGAGCAGGAAGTCGACCAGGAAGGGCGAGTAGGGGTCGGGGCGCACGATCGCGTGGACGAAGGCGGCGCCCGCGGCGAGCGCGAAGACGGACAGGCTGACCTTCGGCGGCCGGTGGACGGCCAGGGAGAACAGGGCGATCAGCATCGCCCCGGACACCAGCGTCAGGACCGAGGAGAGCAGGACCAGGACCACGGCGAGCTCGACCGGCCGCCGGCGCCGCCACCACAGGCCCACGCAACCGGCCAGCGCGACCAGCTGCTCGGCGGCCGACAGCCACAGGGGCAGGTCGACGGCGGGGGTGGGCGGGCCGCCCCCGTGCGGGGGGTCGGGGAATTCGAGCGCCAGCGCCAGCCCGAAGCCGACCGCGAGCAGGAACATGGTGAAGTCCACGACCCAGTCGCGCACGGAGCGCCGTCGCCGTCGGCCGGTGGGAGCGTTCATCGCCACGGAGTCTACGGCGCGGGGAGCGCCGGATCCGGTGTCCGCGCGGAGTGCGGTACCGACGTCGGCCGACTCCATACTTTGGTCGCGCCGGACGCGCGGCGGGCCGGTTCCACGGACGCCCGGGTCCACGCCGGTGGCCGATGCGCGCGGCCGTGCGCCGGGCCTAGCGTCGACGGCATGCGCAAGATCCTTCAGGGCCTGGGCCTGCTCGTCTTCCTCATCGGTGTCAGCGGTGCCATCGACCACCTCTGGTACCAGCCGTTCTTCGGCATCGTCCTCAACTCCTTCAACAGGTTCGTCGTCCCCAACGTGGCCCTGCTGCAGGAGTACGCGCTGTTCGCCAACCTGGCGGTCGCCGTCCTGGGCGGCGCGCTGATCCTGGCCATGGAGGCGCTGGCGCCCGAACGCCGCAGGTGAGCCGGATGCGGAGCCGAGCGGCGTCTCCGCACGGCCCGGGACACGTCGTCACCCCGTGGGACCGAACGGGAGCACCAGGTGTGCGGGGTCGGTACGGTGGGGCCGATGAGCACATTGGTCACCGGGGCCACCGGGATGGTGGGCAGACGCGTCCTCACCGAGTTGGAGCGGCGCGGGCTGCCTGCGACGGGTGCCTCGCGTACGGCGCCCACCCGTCTGGACTGGACGGACACCTCCAACTGGGGCGACGTCCTCAAGGGCGTGGAGAGCGTGTTCGTGGTGACGCCGGTCGGCATGGGCCTGGGCAGCCGGGTCGGGGGCTTCCTGGAGCTCGCGGCCGAGGCGGGCGTGGACCACGCCGTCGTGATGTCGGCCATGGGCACCGAGTACGCGCCCTCCGACTCCGACCAGCGCACGGCCGAGATGCGGGCCAAGGAGCTCTTCGGCCGGTGGACCGTGCTGCGCCCCAACTGGTTCCACCAGGACTTCACCGAGGGCGTCTTCGCGAACCTGGCCCGGTCGCGCAACGGGCGCCTGGAGCTGCCGGTGCGCAAGCGGTCGGCGGTGAGCTTCGTGGACGCGCGCGACGTCGCCAACGCGGCCGTGGCCGCCCTGACCGGTGACCACCACGGCCGTGAGTACACCCTGACCGGTCCGCAGGCGATGACCTTCCGCGAGGTGGTCAAGATGACCAAGGGCACGGACAGCCCGGTGTGGCGGTACAAGGCGCTCGACGAGGCCGGGTTCTACTTCCGGGCCTCCGACCGCGGGTGGGGCGAGCGCTACATCGACACCCTCAACGAGCGGTTCGCCGCCGCCAACGCGGGGCTGGCGGGCTCGGTCACCGAGGACGTGCGCGCGGCGCTGGGGCGCGACCCCATCCCGATGGCCCGCTTCGTACGCGAGGCCACCGTCTGACCGGACACCGCCGCGGGTCCGGCCAGACGGAGGTGGGCGCCGCCTACTTCTTGAGGAGCTGGCGGGCCATGACCATGCGCTGGATCTGGTTGGTGCCCTCGTAGATCTGGGTGATCTTGGCGTCGCGCATCATGCGCTCCAGCGGGAAGTCCTTGACGTAGCCCGCGCCGCCGAGCAGCTGTACGGCGTCGGTGGTGATCTCCATGGCCGCGTCGGAGGCGTAGCACTTGGCTGCCGCGCCGAAGAAGGCCAGGTCGCTGTCGCCGCGCTCGGACTTGGCGGCGGCGACGTAGACCATCTGGCGGGCCGTCTCCAGCTTCATCGCCATGTCGGCGAGCATGAACTGGACGCCCTGGAAGTCGGCGACGGCCTTGCCGAACTGCTTGCGCTCCTTGACGTAGGCCACGGCGTGGTCGAGCGCGCCCTGCGCGATGCCGACGGCCTGGGCGCCGATGGTCACGCGGGTGTGGTCGAGGGTGCGCAGCGCGATCTTGAGGCCCTCGCCCGGGGCGCCGACGATGCGGTCGCCGGGCACGCGCACGTTGTCGAAGAACAGCTCGCGGGTGGGGGAGCCCTTGATGCCGAGCTTGCGCTCGGGCTCGCCCAGGGAGAAGCCCTCGTCGTCGGCGTGCAGGACGAACGCCGAGATGTTGCGGCCGCGCGGGCCGTCGGGGTCGGTCACGGCCAGGACGGTGTAGTACTTGCTCACCCCGGCGTTGGTGATCCAGGACTTCTGGCCGTTGATCACCCAGTCGTCGCCGTCGGCCACGGCCTGGGTGCGCATGCTCGCGGTGTCGGAGCCGGCCTCGCGCTCGGACAGGCCGTAGGAGAACATCGCCGCGCCGCTGGCGACCTCGGGCAGGTAGCGCTGCTTGACCTCCTCGGAGGCGCCCAGGATGACGGGCATGGTGCCGAGCTTGTTGACCGCGGGGATGAGGGAGGACGAGGCGCAGGCCCGCGCGACCTCTTCGATGATGATGCAGGTGGCCAGCGCGTCGGCGCCGACGCCGTCGTACTTCTCCTCGATGTGCGCGGCGTGGAAGTCGGTGGCGACCAGGGCGTCGTGGGCGGCCTGGGGGAAGGAGCTGGTCTCGTCCACCTCGGCGGCGTGCGGCGCGATCTTGTCCTCGGCGACGGAGCGCACGGCCGCGCGCAGCTCCTCGTGCTCCTCGGTGGTCGTGAACAGGTCGAAGTCGCTCATGAGTCTTCCCTCCCCGAGGGTGTCCCGCCCCTCGGCACTTGGCACCGCGTGCCGGTGTATGGCATCCAGTGCCAGGGTAGGGGGTGAACGGGACGAAGTACACAGACCGGGTCGGATACCTTCTGGAAGGCGTCGAGTGGACGCGGGGCCGGTGGAAGGGGTGAGCGCAGCGTGG
This region includes:
- a CDS encoding glutaminase encodes the protein MSGAAHGTTDDHLTGILDTVMERVRPHVGAGRDADYIPELSKVDPRQFGFAVATVDGSVHSVGDFHVPFSMQSITKVFTLALVMSRADHGIWQRVGREPSGSAFNSLYQLEFENGIPRNPLINPGAIVVTDQLLSDTGDALSALLDLLRAETGNPELSVDSVTAGSEAETGHRNRALAYLMASFDNMRNPVPEALDHYFRQCSITISTEELARAGLLLARHGVRADGGRLIDHGDARRIMSIMLNCGTYDAAGEFAYRIGLPCKSGVGGGILAIVPGRYSVAAWGPGLDTKGNSVAGAAALEVFTDLTHCSVF
- a CDS encoding response regulator transcription factor, producing MSAPQQDGRRIGVVIVDDDALVRVGLVMMMGGAPDIRVLAEAEDGAGVVALADEHDPDVVLMDIRMPGVDGLTATELLRALPRPPEVLVLTTFDADEHVLRALRAGAAGFLLKDTPPDEIVESVRRVARGLPVLSPSVTRRLIDRVASTGHDRRADRARARLSVLNAREAEVAVAVGEGRSNADIAATLFLSVPTVKTHVSNILTKLDLNNRVQVALLVHDAQLLDDAE
- a CDS encoding sensor histidine kinase, which encodes MNAPTGRRRRRSVRDWVVDFTMFLLAVGFGLALALEFPDPPHGGGPPTPAVDLPLWLSAAEQLVALAGCVGLWWRRRRPVELAVVLVLLSSVLTLVSGAMLIALFSLAVHRPPKVSLSVFALAAGAAFVHAIVRPDPYSPFLVDFLLGLAILGAVTGWGLTVHHRRQLVESLRDRAVHAEAEARLRAEQAQHQVRESIAREIHDVLGHRLSLLSVLAGALEYRPDTPPEQVARSAKVIRESAHQALQDLREVIGVLRAPVGELPQPTMADLHQLVGEADDVGARVELAQEYEGRAPDRVGRAAYRIVQEALTNARKHAPGAHTRVRVSGGPGDGLTVDVVNDAPAAPPERPGDGSGQGLVGLAERVSLASGRLEHGPTESGGWRLSAWLPWTS
- a CDS encoding cytochrome P450, producing the protein MTSHAAVSEALADPRVQKDKKHWTAFNAGEIPPDWPLISWIIAENMLTSDGDEHTRLRKLVSRAFTPRRLERLREGIVVLVDELLDTLEERAAAAPDGVVDLKAVVAQPLPLTVISDLFGLDAQIRPKLHRLVNMFFDQSIGPDEAMTTFMEMWALLTDLVAAKRAEPGDDMTSDLIAARDEGDRLSEDELVWSLVLIISAGYETTMNLIANTVRALLGHRDQLALLVSGEVGWDRAVEEVLRWDGSSGFVPMRYTTEEIELAGVTVPAGEPLMLGYGSAGRDPVRHGETAHLLDITREDVSHLSFSHGRHYCLGANLARMEVLELLPRLFARFPGLDLAVADADLEELPSFIVGGVQALPVRLS
- a CDS encoding serine/threonine-protein kinase, which codes for MNSSEADPGRLLANRYRLEEVLGAGGMGRVWKGTDTLLDRPVAVKELTIPANLPPHEIEVLRTRMLREARSAAQLSHPSIITVFDVAEEDGRPWIVMELVRGPSLADLIKSDGALGVSRAANVGEQMAAGLAEAHARGIVHRDIKPGNVLIAGNERAVLTDFGIAHLDGSTHLTSTGLLIGSPSYLAPEVAHGHAATPASDLWALGITLYQAVEGVLPFDRPTPMSTLTAIVTQDLPEATRAGALWPLLVALCEKRPEDRPTVTEARTRLREIRDAEEAAGAAPPLVAPTLTTTVPADLPPVPDEDAAEAASAAPARDVPGEPSGTSGAAVSAAAPAPARDRAGGGRSARGRRTLLIAAAVLVLLVAGATTSVLLSMNRTGSGPDAGLVDGSQEAGADAGEDPSPSAPQEEESGAAEDADPGDEEEPEAEESEEPDEEWDFLVRHEDPTGFAVDVPEDWNEERDGNMVYFRNPDGGYLLVDQTDDPKTDAGDDWRAFEPDARGNFGGYELTGIEDVEADWTEDYVSAADWEFTFENGDMHAINRGFHTEDKGYALFLVASNDDPEANRALLDRLSQTFEPAS
- a CDS encoding acyl-CoA dehydrogenase family protein — protein: MSDFDLFTTTEEHEELRAAVRSVAEDKIAPHAAEVDETSSFPQAAHDALVATDFHAAHIEEKYDGVGADALATCIIIEEVARACASSSLIPAVNKLGTMPVILGASEEVKQRYLPEVASGAAMFSYGLSEREAGSDTASMRTQAVADGDDWVINGQKSWITNAGVSKYYTVLAVTDPDGPRGRNISAFVLHADDEGFSLGEPERKLGIKGSPTRELFFDNVRVPGDRIVGAPGEGLKIALRTLDHTRVTIGAQAVGIAQGALDHAVAYVKERKQFGKAVADFQGVQFMLADMAMKLETARQMVYVAAAKSERGDSDLAFFGAAAKCYASDAAMEITTDAVQLLGGAGYVKDFPLERMMRDAKITQIYEGTNQIQRMVMARQLLKK
- a CDS encoding NAD-dependent epimerase/dehydratase family protein, translated to MSTLVTGATGMVGRRVLTELERRGLPATGASRTAPTRLDWTDTSNWGDVLKGVESVFVVTPVGMGLGSRVGGFLELAAEAGVDHAVVMSAMGTEYAPSDSDQRTAEMRAKELFGRWTVLRPNWFHQDFTEGVFANLARSRNGRLELPVRKRSAVSFVDARDVANAAVAALTGDHHGREYTLTGPQAMTFREVVKMTKGTDSPVWRYKALDEAGFYFRASDRGWGERYIDTLNERFAAANAGLAGSVTEDVRAALGRDPIPMARFVREATV